CTTGCTCTCAGTTTGATTAGCCCACGTCTgaggttccataccggaacaggTGGGATTTTGAGATATTGCTCAAGGCAAATTTTGGGGGTTTTCTCTTCAGCTGTTGGAGTTCTATGGGCGTATGAAGCAGAGCTTAAAGCTATCTTAAATGCCTTAATATTCTGCAAGCAATTTCAAGTCAGGAATCTAATAATTGAATCGGACTCTGCTCTCACCGTGGAGTGGGTTAATTCAGATCAAAACAGGCCATGGAAGCTTAACCAAGATTTAATACAACTTGATATGCGGATGTCTGATGTGGGATGCCTTGGGGTTAATCACATTTACAGGGAGGCAAATAACCATGCTGATAAACTGGCAAAATCAGG
This portion of the Lotus japonicus ecotype B-129 chromosome 3, LjGifu_v1.2 genome encodes:
- the LOC130749544 gene encoding uncharacterized protein LOC130749544, which gives rise to MKSLISPRLRFHTGTGGILRYCSRQILGVFSSAVGVLWAYEAELKAILNALIFCKQFQVRNLIIESDSALTVEWVNSDQNRPWKLNQDLIQLDMRMSDVGCLGVNHIYREANNHADKLAKSGAHRANRIWAKF